A part of Neodiprion pinetum isolate iyNeoPine1 chromosome 4, iyNeoPine1.2, whole genome shotgun sequence genomic DNA contains:
- the SMC5 gene encoding structural maintenance of chromosomes protein 5 isoform X3 — protein MANSNVERGIIVKICVENFVTYDHAIIKPGRNLNVIIGPNGTGKSTIVCAIVLGLGGKPKVIGRALHVGEYVKSGRQKGKIEIELKNPGKKNHTVTRTITSDGHTQWMLNGKHVSLKEVEQLTKSLNIQVDNLCQFLPQDKVQDFSKMNPQELLENTERSVGDPILLEYHTKLKEHRKRHIDLQEQLINKGNLLERQTQKYDRLKEIVGGIKERTAIKTKILNLKQKKAWLQYDQGRQQLMEAKQEWDAASKEQEKLREAMKPIDKDVTKITSRYSDAERAVNSQSKQLVTKARNLRNMVDQLLSYEEKIQERDKSLAAQIHAEVTRDQEIANAQQMKSKLENDLELITNEFGDEKSLVEKQQDILHRIENHRAFINKFASHVHRFKQEEDQIRSQIRVLEGELQSVKDVERQRLALLRQRSQDAYKAVVWLRENTDKFSRIIHEPMLIKINVKSAKYSKYFENIISNRDLCAFVCENKQDMNLLMQFLRDQEKLQINCVHSDPDKIINMNPNIPIENIAQYGFEYYLSSLVDAPQTILNYLVMNYRIHNIPVGNDSVENNAQDVPWAINCFYSRNKSYFVSQSKYTREKSTKMSTVAGNGSLSVILDTDKLNDIQQRLRLLVDRKTAVAQKVVAIEKKLEDAEKEMVELRAERGQCQHHIEQMKTVRSRIAMTTQRIDLLQAQRTSIEEIKETCKREIQAVVKAQVKVYKKYNEALEEYIETSKNGAHSKLEMKLLQRTLVAKTNEYREMKERCAAAERTVRKCEMELQPLRTEASRLREAAKVMTNGLEPQNKDFAKLNKAFSKLPNNIEDINDELKVSQAKVFCLGNNADGDNVLQEFEKVKVDVEELKQYIEAKTAEVHNINQEMENIRKKWIPPLQQLVEDIDKNFSSYLASLNCAGEVSITHGENIMDFEEYGLKIRVKFRDTDELQELTRTHQSGGERAVTTAIYMIALQELSTVPFRCVDEINQGMDAINERRIFELIVNITGKSNGSQYFLLTPKRHSHAVISRNSGLCHHPISGLATVVRAAERCR, from the exons ATGGCTAATAGCAATGTTGAACGTGGGATTATTGTCAAGATatgcgttgaaaattttgt GACCTACGATCATGCGATAATAAAGCCAGGCCGAAATCTAAACGTTATCATTGGTCCCAATGGTACAGGTAAGTCTACAATTGTGTGCGCCATAGTCCTGGGCTTGGGAGGGAAACCAAAAGTTATTGGAAGAGCGTTACATGTGGGAGAGTATGTAAAATCTGGTCGACAGAAAGGGAAAATAGAAATCGAGTTGAAAAACccagggaaaaaaaatcatactgTCACCAGAACGATAACGTCGGATGGACATACGCAATGGATGCTCAATGGAAAACATGTAAGCCTGAAAGAGGTGGAACAATTGACCAAGAGCCTCAACATTCAAGTTGACAATCTGTGTCAGTTTTTGCCACAAGATAAAGTTCAAGATTTTTCTAAAATGAATCCCCAAGAGCTGCTCGAAAACACAGAACGATCTGTGGGAGACCCTATACTGCTTGAATATCACACTAAGCTGAAAGAGCATCGAAAGCGACACATTGATCTGCAGGAACAACTGATTAACAAAGGTAACTTGCTTGAACGACAGACACAAAAGTACGATAGATTGAAGGAGATTGTTGGCGGTATTAAAGAACGAACTGCTATCAAGACAAAGATCTTAaacctgaaacaaaaaaaagctTGGCTCCAGTACGATCAAGGTCGTCAGCAATTAATGGAA GCAAAGCAAGAGTGGGATGCAGCTTccaaagaacaagaaaaattaaGAGAAGCTATGAAACCAATTGATAAAGATGTGACCAAGATAACGTCTCGTTATAGTGATGCTGAGCGTGCAGTTAATTCACAA AGTAAGCAATTGGTGACTAAAGCTCGCAACTTGAGGAATATGGTTGATCAACTTTTGtcatacgaagaaaaaattcaggaaagAGACAAATCACTTGCAGCTCAAATACATGCAGAAGTAACTCGCGATCAGGAGATTGCCAATGCACAACAGATGAAAAGCAAGCTTGAAAATGATCTCGAACTTATTACCAATGAGTTTGGAGATG AGAAATCCCTGGTGGAAAAACAACAAGATATATTACATCGTATCGAAAATCACAGAGCTTTCATAAACAAGTTTGCAAGTCACGTACATAGATTCAAACAAGAGGAGGATCAGATCAGGTCACAAATACGAG TCCTTGAGGGAGAGCTGCAGTCTGTCAAAGATGTGGAGAGGCAACGTTTAGCGTTGTTGAGGCAGAGGAGTCAGGATGCATACAAGGCTGTCGTATGGTTGAGAGAGAACACTGACAAATTCTCTCGCATAATTCACGAACCAATGTTAATCAAAATTAACGTCAAAAGTGCAAAATATTCAAAGTATTTCgagaatattatttcaaatcgtGATTTATGCGCATTTGTTTGTGAGAACAAACAAGACATGAATTTGCTGATGCAGTTTTTGAGAGATCAGGAAAAACTCCAAATCAATTGTGTTCATTCAGATCCTGACAAAATAATCAACATGAATCCTAATATACCTATCGAGAATATTGCACAATATGGCTTTGAGTACTACTTGAGCTCACTTGTCGACGCCCCTCAGACTATTCTCAACTATTTGGTAATGAACTATCGAATACACAACATACCAGTGGGGAATGACAGTGTTGAAAATAACGCTCAAGACGTTCCTTGGGCAATAAATTGCTTTTATAGTC GAAATAAATCATACTTTGTATCTCAGTCTAAATACACCCGCGAAAAATCCACCAAAATGTCAACCGTTGCAGGCAATGGTTCTCTTTCTGTAATCCTGGATACCGATAAGCTGAATGACATCCAACaacg ATTGAGATTACTTGTGGATCGTAAGACAGCAGTAGCACAAAAAGTTGTAgcaattgaaaagaaacttgAGGACGCTGAGAAAGAAATGGTAGAACTTAGGGCAGAAAGAGGACAGTGTCAGCATCACATTGAACAAATGAAGACAGTCAGATCCAGAATCGCGATGACAACACAACGAATCGATTTGCTACAGGCGCAGAGAACGAGTATCGAAGAAATCAAGGAAACGTGTAAGAGAGAAATTCAG GCTGTCGTAAAAGCGCAAGTCAAAgtttataagaaatataatGAAGCTTTGGAGGAATACATAGAGACCAGTAAAAACGGTGCTCATTCTAAGTTGGAGATGAAACTATTGCAACGCACGCTAGTTGCCAAAACAAATGAATATCGTGAGATGAAAGAAAGATGCGCTGCAGCTGAACGAACTGTTCGTAAATGTGAAATGGAATTACAGCCCTTGAGAACCGAAGCAAGCAGATTGCGAGAAGCTGCTAAGGTTATGACAAATGGTCTTGAACCCCAAAATAAAGATTTTGCCAAATTGAACAaagctttttcaaaattgcctAACAATATTGAAGATATTAATGATGAATTAAAAGTATCTCAAGCAAAAGTCTTCTGTTTGGGTAACAATGCAGATGGAGACAAT GTTCTTCaagagtttgaaaaagtaaaagttgACGTTGAAGAGTTGAAACAATATATAGAAGCAAAGACTGCTGAAGTTCACAACATTAATCAAGAGATGGAAAATATTCGCAAGAAATGGATACCGCCGTTGCAACAATTAGTTGAGGATATAGATAAAAACTTTAGTTCATATCTAGCCAGCCTGAATTGTGCCGGAGAAGTATCTATAACTCATGGAGAAAATATT ATGGATTTTGAAGAATACGGACTAAAGATTCGGGTAAAATTTCGTGATACTGATGAACTTCAAGAATTAACGCGAACGCATCAAAGTGGAGGGGAAAGAGCAGTAACTACCGCGATATACATGATCGCCTTACAAGAATTGTCGACAGTTCCATTCCGTTGTGTCGATGAAATCAATCAG ggTATGGACGCAATCAACGAGCGTCGAATCTTTGAACTGATTGTTAATATCACAGGCAAATCTAATGGATCTCAGTACTTCTTGCTCACGCCAAAG cGACACAGCCATGCGGTTATCTCTCGCAACTCGGGTCTCTGTCATCATCCCATTTCTGGCCTGGCAACTGTTGTTCGAGCCGCAGAGCGATGCAG
- the SMC5 gene encoding structural maintenance of chromosomes protein 5 isoform X4 — protein MANSNVERGIIVKICVENFVTYDHAIIKPGRNLNVIIGPNGTGKSTIVCAIVLGLGGKPKVIGRALHVGEYVKSGRQKGKIEIELKNPGKKNHTVTRTITSDGHTQWMLNGKHVSLKEVEQLTKSLNIQVDNLCQFLPQDKVQDFSKMNPQELLENTERSVGDPILLEYHTKLKEHRKRHIDLQEQLINKGNLLERQTQKYDRLKEIVGGIKERTAIKTKILNLKQKKAWLQYDQGRQQLMEAKQEWDAASKEQEKLREAMKPIDKDVTKITSRYSDAERAVNSQSKQLVTKARNLRNMVDQLLSYEEKIQERDKSLAAQIHAEVTRDQEIANAQQMKSKLENDLELITNEFGDEKSLVEKQQDILHRIENHRAFINKFASHVHRFKQEEDQIRSQIRVLEGELQSVKDVERQRLALLRQRSQDAYKAVVWLRENTDKFSRIIHEPMLIKINVKSAKYSKYFENIISNRDLCAFVCENKQDMNLLMQFLRDQEKLQINCVHSDPDKIINMNPNIPIENIAQYGFEYYLSSLVDAPQTILNYLVMNYRIHNIPVGNDSVENNAQDVPWAINCFYSRNKSYFVSQSKYTREKSTKMSTVAGNGSLSVILDTDKLNDIQQRLRLLVDRKTAVAQKVVAIEKKLEDAEKEMVELRAERGQCQHHIEQMKTVRSRIAMTTQRIDLLQAQRTSIEEIKETCKREIQAVVKAQVKVYKKYNEALEEYIETSKNGAHSKLEMKLLQRTLVAKTNEYREMKERCAAAERTVRKCEMELQPLRTEASRLREAAKVMTNGLEPQNKDFAKLNKAFSKLPNNIEDINDELKVSQAKVFCLGNNADGDNVLQEFEKVKVDVEELKQYIEAKTAEVHNINQEMENIRKKWIPPLQQLVEDIDKNFSSYLASLNCAGEVSITHGENIMDFEEYGLKIRVKFRDTDELQELTRTHQSGGERAVTTAIYMIALQELSTVPFRCVDEINQGMDAINERRIFELIVNITGKSNGSQYFLLTPKQLVLLVGTVYSMTSSEIEN, from the exons ATGGCTAATAGCAATGTTGAACGTGGGATTATTGTCAAGATatgcgttgaaaattttgt GACCTACGATCATGCGATAATAAAGCCAGGCCGAAATCTAAACGTTATCATTGGTCCCAATGGTACAGGTAAGTCTACAATTGTGTGCGCCATAGTCCTGGGCTTGGGAGGGAAACCAAAAGTTATTGGAAGAGCGTTACATGTGGGAGAGTATGTAAAATCTGGTCGACAGAAAGGGAAAATAGAAATCGAGTTGAAAAACccagggaaaaaaaatcatactgTCACCAGAACGATAACGTCGGATGGACATACGCAATGGATGCTCAATGGAAAACATGTAAGCCTGAAAGAGGTGGAACAATTGACCAAGAGCCTCAACATTCAAGTTGACAATCTGTGTCAGTTTTTGCCACAAGATAAAGTTCAAGATTTTTCTAAAATGAATCCCCAAGAGCTGCTCGAAAACACAGAACGATCTGTGGGAGACCCTATACTGCTTGAATATCACACTAAGCTGAAAGAGCATCGAAAGCGACACATTGATCTGCAGGAACAACTGATTAACAAAGGTAACTTGCTTGAACGACAGACACAAAAGTACGATAGATTGAAGGAGATTGTTGGCGGTATTAAAGAACGAACTGCTATCAAGACAAAGATCTTAaacctgaaacaaaaaaaagctTGGCTCCAGTACGATCAAGGTCGTCAGCAATTAATGGAA GCAAAGCAAGAGTGGGATGCAGCTTccaaagaacaagaaaaattaaGAGAAGCTATGAAACCAATTGATAAAGATGTGACCAAGATAACGTCTCGTTATAGTGATGCTGAGCGTGCAGTTAATTCACAA AGTAAGCAATTGGTGACTAAAGCTCGCAACTTGAGGAATATGGTTGATCAACTTTTGtcatacgaagaaaaaattcaggaaagAGACAAATCACTTGCAGCTCAAATACATGCAGAAGTAACTCGCGATCAGGAGATTGCCAATGCACAACAGATGAAAAGCAAGCTTGAAAATGATCTCGAACTTATTACCAATGAGTTTGGAGATG AGAAATCCCTGGTGGAAAAACAACAAGATATATTACATCGTATCGAAAATCACAGAGCTTTCATAAACAAGTTTGCAAGTCACGTACATAGATTCAAACAAGAGGAGGATCAGATCAGGTCACAAATACGAG TCCTTGAGGGAGAGCTGCAGTCTGTCAAAGATGTGGAGAGGCAACGTTTAGCGTTGTTGAGGCAGAGGAGTCAGGATGCATACAAGGCTGTCGTATGGTTGAGAGAGAACACTGACAAATTCTCTCGCATAATTCACGAACCAATGTTAATCAAAATTAACGTCAAAAGTGCAAAATATTCAAAGTATTTCgagaatattatttcaaatcgtGATTTATGCGCATTTGTTTGTGAGAACAAACAAGACATGAATTTGCTGATGCAGTTTTTGAGAGATCAGGAAAAACTCCAAATCAATTGTGTTCATTCAGATCCTGACAAAATAATCAACATGAATCCTAATATACCTATCGAGAATATTGCACAATATGGCTTTGAGTACTACTTGAGCTCACTTGTCGACGCCCCTCAGACTATTCTCAACTATTTGGTAATGAACTATCGAATACACAACATACCAGTGGGGAATGACAGTGTTGAAAATAACGCTCAAGACGTTCCTTGGGCAATAAATTGCTTTTATAGTC GAAATAAATCATACTTTGTATCTCAGTCTAAATACACCCGCGAAAAATCCACCAAAATGTCAACCGTTGCAGGCAATGGTTCTCTTTCTGTAATCCTGGATACCGATAAGCTGAATGACATCCAACaacg ATTGAGATTACTTGTGGATCGTAAGACAGCAGTAGCACAAAAAGTTGTAgcaattgaaaagaaacttgAGGACGCTGAGAAAGAAATGGTAGAACTTAGGGCAGAAAGAGGACAGTGTCAGCATCACATTGAACAAATGAAGACAGTCAGATCCAGAATCGCGATGACAACACAACGAATCGATTTGCTACAGGCGCAGAGAACGAGTATCGAAGAAATCAAGGAAACGTGTAAGAGAGAAATTCAG GCTGTCGTAAAAGCGCAAGTCAAAgtttataagaaatataatGAAGCTTTGGAGGAATACATAGAGACCAGTAAAAACGGTGCTCATTCTAAGTTGGAGATGAAACTATTGCAACGCACGCTAGTTGCCAAAACAAATGAATATCGTGAGATGAAAGAAAGATGCGCTGCAGCTGAACGAACTGTTCGTAAATGTGAAATGGAATTACAGCCCTTGAGAACCGAAGCAAGCAGATTGCGAGAAGCTGCTAAGGTTATGACAAATGGTCTTGAACCCCAAAATAAAGATTTTGCCAAATTGAACAaagctttttcaaaattgcctAACAATATTGAAGATATTAATGATGAATTAAAAGTATCTCAAGCAAAAGTCTTCTGTTTGGGTAACAATGCAGATGGAGACAAT GTTCTTCaagagtttgaaaaagtaaaagttgACGTTGAAGAGTTGAAACAATATATAGAAGCAAAGACTGCTGAAGTTCACAACATTAATCAAGAGATGGAAAATATTCGCAAGAAATGGATACCGCCGTTGCAACAATTAGTTGAGGATATAGATAAAAACTTTAGTTCATATCTAGCCAGCCTGAATTGTGCCGGAGAAGTATCTATAACTCATGGAGAAAATATT ATGGATTTTGAAGAATACGGACTAAAGATTCGGGTAAAATTTCGTGATACTGATGAACTTCAAGAATTAACGCGAACGCATCAAAGTGGAGGGGAAAGAGCAGTAACTACCGCGATATACATGATCGCCTTACAAGAATTGTCGACAGTTCCATTCCGTTGTGTCGATGAAATCAATCAG ggTATGGACGCAATCAACGAGCGTCGAATCTTTGAACTGATTGTTAATATCACAGGCAAATCTAATGGATCTCAGTACTTCTTGCTCACGCCAAAG CAACTTGTCCTGTTGGTTGGAACTGTTTATTCGATGACGtcttctgaaattgaaaattaa
- the SMC5 gene encoding structural maintenance of chromosomes protein 5 isoform X2, whose protein sequence is MANSNVERGIIVKICVENFVTYDHAIIKPGRNLNVIIGPNGTGKSTIVCAIVLGLGGKPKVIGRALHVGEYVKSGRQKGKIEIELKNPGKKNHTVTRTITSDGHTQWMLNGKHVSLKEVEQLTKSLNIQVDNLCQFLPQDKVQDFSKMNPQELLENTERSVGDPILLEYHTKLKEHRKRHIDLQEQLINKGNLLERQTQKYDRLKEIVGGIKERTAIKTKILNLKQKKAWLQYDQGRQQLMEAKQEWDAASKEQEKLREAMKPIDKDVTKITSRYSDAERAVNSQSKQLVTKARNLRNMVDQLLSYEEKIQERDKSLAAQIHAEVTRDQEIANAQQMKSKLENDLELITNEFGDEKSLVEKQQDILHRIENHRAFINKFASHVHRFKQEEDQIRSQIRVLEGELQSVKDVERQRLALLRQRSQDAYKAVVWLRENTDKFSRIIHEPMLIKINVKSAKYSKYFENIISNRDLCAFVCENKQDMNLLMQFLRDQEKLQINCVHSDPDKIINMNPNIPIENIAQYGFEYYLSSLVDAPQTILNYLVMNYRIHNIPVGNDSVENNAQDVPWAINCFYSRNKSYFVSQSKYTREKSTKMSTVAGNGSLSVILDTDKLNDIQQRLRLLVDRKTAVAQKVVAIEKKLEDAEKEMVELRAERGQCQHHIEQMKTVRSRIAMTTQRIDLLQAQRTSIEEIKETCKREIQAVVKAQVKVYKKYNEALEEYIETSKNGAHSKLEMKLLQRTLVAKTNEYREMKERCAAAERTVRKCEMELQPLRTEASRLREAAKVMTNGLEPQNKDFAKLNKAFSKLPNNIEDINDELKVSQAKVFCLGNNADGDNVLQEFEKVKVDVEELKQYIEAKTAEVHNINQEMENIRKKWIPPLQQLVEDIDKNFSSYLASLNCAGEVSITHGENIMDFEEYGLKIRVKFRDTDELQELTRTHQSGGERAVTTAIYMIALQELSTVPFRCVDEINQGMDAINERRIFELIVNITGKSNGSQYFLLTPKRHSHAVISRNSGLCHHPISGLATVVRAAERCRMIKHIRIFR, encoded by the exons ATGGCTAATAGCAATGTTGAACGTGGGATTATTGTCAAGATatgcgttgaaaattttgt GACCTACGATCATGCGATAATAAAGCCAGGCCGAAATCTAAACGTTATCATTGGTCCCAATGGTACAGGTAAGTCTACAATTGTGTGCGCCATAGTCCTGGGCTTGGGAGGGAAACCAAAAGTTATTGGAAGAGCGTTACATGTGGGAGAGTATGTAAAATCTGGTCGACAGAAAGGGAAAATAGAAATCGAGTTGAAAAACccagggaaaaaaaatcatactgTCACCAGAACGATAACGTCGGATGGACATACGCAATGGATGCTCAATGGAAAACATGTAAGCCTGAAAGAGGTGGAACAATTGACCAAGAGCCTCAACATTCAAGTTGACAATCTGTGTCAGTTTTTGCCACAAGATAAAGTTCAAGATTTTTCTAAAATGAATCCCCAAGAGCTGCTCGAAAACACAGAACGATCTGTGGGAGACCCTATACTGCTTGAATATCACACTAAGCTGAAAGAGCATCGAAAGCGACACATTGATCTGCAGGAACAACTGATTAACAAAGGTAACTTGCTTGAACGACAGACACAAAAGTACGATAGATTGAAGGAGATTGTTGGCGGTATTAAAGAACGAACTGCTATCAAGACAAAGATCTTAaacctgaaacaaaaaaaagctTGGCTCCAGTACGATCAAGGTCGTCAGCAATTAATGGAA GCAAAGCAAGAGTGGGATGCAGCTTccaaagaacaagaaaaattaaGAGAAGCTATGAAACCAATTGATAAAGATGTGACCAAGATAACGTCTCGTTATAGTGATGCTGAGCGTGCAGTTAATTCACAA AGTAAGCAATTGGTGACTAAAGCTCGCAACTTGAGGAATATGGTTGATCAACTTTTGtcatacgaagaaaaaattcaggaaagAGACAAATCACTTGCAGCTCAAATACATGCAGAAGTAACTCGCGATCAGGAGATTGCCAATGCACAACAGATGAAAAGCAAGCTTGAAAATGATCTCGAACTTATTACCAATGAGTTTGGAGATG AGAAATCCCTGGTGGAAAAACAACAAGATATATTACATCGTATCGAAAATCACAGAGCTTTCATAAACAAGTTTGCAAGTCACGTACATAGATTCAAACAAGAGGAGGATCAGATCAGGTCACAAATACGAG TCCTTGAGGGAGAGCTGCAGTCTGTCAAAGATGTGGAGAGGCAACGTTTAGCGTTGTTGAGGCAGAGGAGTCAGGATGCATACAAGGCTGTCGTATGGTTGAGAGAGAACACTGACAAATTCTCTCGCATAATTCACGAACCAATGTTAATCAAAATTAACGTCAAAAGTGCAAAATATTCAAAGTATTTCgagaatattatttcaaatcgtGATTTATGCGCATTTGTTTGTGAGAACAAACAAGACATGAATTTGCTGATGCAGTTTTTGAGAGATCAGGAAAAACTCCAAATCAATTGTGTTCATTCAGATCCTGACAAAATAATCAACATGAATCCTAATATACCTATCGAGAATATTGCACAATATGGCTTTGAGTACTACTTGAGCTCACTTGTCGACGCCCCTCAGACTATTCTCAACTATTTGGTAATGAACTATCGAATACACAACATACCAGTGGGGAATGACAGTGTTGAAAATAACGCTCAAGACGTTCCTTGGGCAATAAATTGCTTTTATAGTC GAAATAAATCATACTTTGTATCTCAGTCTAAATACACCCGCGAAAAATCCACCAAAATGTCAACCGTTGCAGGCAATGGTTCTCTTTCTGTAATCCTGGATACCGATAAGCTGAATGACATCCAACaacg ATTGAGATTACTTGTGGATCGTAAGACAGCAGTAGCACAAAAAGTTGTAgcaattgaaaagaaacttgAGGACGCTGAGAAAGAAATGGTAGAACTTAGGGCAGAAAGAGGACAGTGTCAGCATCACATTGAACAAATGAAGACAGTCAGATCCAGAATCGCGATGACAACACAACGAATCGATTTGCTACAGGCGCAGAGAACGAGTATCGAAGAAATCAAGGAAACGTGTAAGAGAGAAATTCAG GCTGTCGTAAAAGCGCAAGTCAAAgtttataagaaatataatGAAGCTTTGGAGGAATACATAGAGACCAGTAAAAACGGTGCTCATTCTAAGTTGGAGATGAAACTATTGCAACGCACGCTAGTTGCCAAAACAAATGAATATCGTGAGATGAAAGAAAGATGCGCTGCAGCTGAACGAACTGTTCGTAAATGTGAAATGGAATTACAGCCCTTGAGAACCGAAGCAAGCAGATTGCGAGAAGCTGCTAAGGTTATGACAAATGGTCTTGAACCCCAAAATAAAGATTTTGCCAAATTGAACAaagctttttcaaaattgcctAACAATATTGAAGATATTAATGATGAATTAAAAGTATCTCAAGCAAAAGTCTTCTGTTTGGGTAACAATGCAGATGGAGACAAT GTTCTTCaagagtttgaaaaagtaaaagttgACGTTGAAGAGTTGAAACAATATATAGAAGCAAAGACTGCTGAAGTTCACAACATTAATCAAGAGATGGAAAATATTCGCAAGAAATGGATACCGCCGTTGCAACAATTAGTTGAGGATATAGATAAAAACTTTAGTTCATATCTAGCCAGCCTGAATTGTGCCGGAGAAGTATCTATAACTCATGGAGAAAATATT ATGGATTTTGAAGAATACGGACTAAAGATTCGGGTAAAATTTCGTGATACTGATGAACTTCAAGAATTAACGCGAACGCATCAAAGTGGAGGGGAAAGAGCAGTAACTACCGCGATATACATGATCGCCTTACAAGAATTGTCGACAGTTCCATTCCGTTGTGTCGATGAAATCAATCAG ggTATGGACGCAATCAACGAGCGTCGAATCTTTGAACTGATTGTTAATATCACAGGCAAATCTAATGGATCTCAGTACTTCTTGCTCACGCCAAAG cGACACAGCCATGCGGTTATCTCTCGCAACTCGGGTCTCTGTCATCATCCCATTTCTGGCCTGGCAACTGTTGTTCGAGCCGCAGAGCGATGCAG